In Helianthus annuus cultivar XRQ/B chromosome 9, HanXRQr2.0-SUNRISE, whole genome shotgun sequence, the following are encoded in one genomic region:
- the LOC110877435 gene encoding uncharacterized protein LOC110877435 — protein sequence MARVRESKKGKTQEEPSKRASKKAKKQLLVVEESDESDSEYDVSDEEEEIEEVEKEDENNDEVELVLDEDGIPEWDASKRLSRYPIEHRAGMYRKKIERSKQPRKELFLCEKFIVLKDFHAFGIEECFKKLGWLDFLQFTGGDEIYMDEIIEWMSSLEKDEGDNPPVTTRLIGKVNGVDVVLSFDEMKRISKYDIKATLKGPYTYPKEAELADETKTEEWKARVRSLFDLPRGVDLTKWSLKTDFLRPMPRFLVRFITYNVMPRTSDLGKVRFPEMLVLEALLTGVPKLSAKHLIMYNVWEAREREQRMMIPHARLLSLLLKKQGAIPKGVKGFVKKQTKINMQMFTKASRWKYSKTRTKHRLTVEGTNKYVEGQRSDVEGDEVDEEMSVQVGTRVQEGVPLEIELEPRRVVNAGEGASQTAVLEPYLNGFTLEMLGTPWYVHMYDTVMRARPPVFGTWDEYKRIQFDRQSQAMEETRMFQKLMILQNQQRMGEGSSSQEPHGMDAVMSGYYEMVCMGQDTLLGV from the coding sequence ATGGCACGTGTTCGAGAGAGTAAGAAAGGGAAGACCCAAGAGGAACCTTCTAAAAGGGCTTCAAAGAAGGCAAAGAAACAACTTCTTGTTGTAGAGGAGTCGGACGAGTCGGATTCGGAATATGATGTTTCGGATGAGGAAGAAGAAATAGAAGAAGTAGAAAAGGAAGACGAGAATAATGATGAGGTGGAGTTAGTGCTTGATGAGGATGGGATACCGGAGTGGGATGCGTCAAAGAGATTGTCTAGGTATCCTATTGAACATAGAGCGGGTATGTATCGTAAGAAGATAGAACGAAGTAAACAACCTAGGAAAGAACTATTTTTGTGTGAGAAGTTTATAGTTTTGAAGGACTTTCATGCATTTGGTATAGAAGAGTGTTTCAAAAAGTTAGGTTGGCTTGACTTCCTACAGTTTACTGGGGGCGACGAGATTTATATGGATGAAATTATAGAGTGGATGTCTAGTTTAGAAAAGGATGAGGGAGATAATCCACCGGTTACTACTCGGTTGATTGGAAAGGTTAATGGGGTGGACGTGGTGTTGTCATTTGATGAGATGAAGAGGATAAGTAAGTATGATATTAAGGCTACGTTGAAGGGGCCATATACATATCCTAAAGAGGCGGAGTTGGCAGATGAGACAAAGACGGAAGAGTGGAAAGCAAGAGTTCGAAGTTTATTTGATTTGCCCCGGGGGGTTGATTTGACAAAGTGGTCCTTGAAGACAGATTTTTTACGCCCTATGCCTAGGTTTCTTGTGCGGTTTATAACGTACAATGTTATGCCGCGCACTAGTGATTTGGGTAAGGTACGTTTTCCCGAAATGTTGGTTCTTGAAGCTTTATTGACAGGTGTTCCAAAGTTGTCGGCCAAACACCTTATCATGTACAACGTGTGGGAAGCGAGGGAGAGAGAACAACGAATGATGATTCCTCATGCTAGATTGTTATCTTTGTTGTTGAAAAAGCAAGGGGCCATTCCTAAGGGGGTTAAGGGGTTTGTTAAGAAGCAAACAAAAATTAATATGCAAATGTTCACTAAGGCGTCTAGGTGGAAGTATTCCAAGACGAGGACTAAACATCGATTGACTGTAGAAGGGACAAATAAGTATGTAGAGGGGCAGAGATCAGATGTGGAAGGAGATGAAGTGGATGAGGAGATGTCGGTCCAGGTTGGTACGAGAGTTCAAGAGGGTGTGCCTTTGGAGATTGAGTTGGAACCAAGGAGAGTTGTGAATGCAGGTGAAGGTGCTTCGCAGACAGCAGTGTTAGAGCCGTATTTGAACGGGTTCACCCTGGAAATGTTAGGGACACCTTGGTATGTTCATATGTATGATACGGTGATGCGAGCTAGGCCCCCAGTTTTTGGGACATGGGATGAATATAAGAGAATTCAGTTTGATAGGCAGTCTCAGGCGATGGAGGAGACTAGGATGTTTCAAAAGCTGATGATCTTGCAGAATCAGCAGCGGATGGGTGAAGGATCGAGTTCACAGGAACCGCATGGCATGGATGCAGTTATGAGTGGCTATTATGAGATGGTTTGTATGGGACAGGATACGCTTCTAGGAGTTTGA